A genome region from Pseudanabaena sp. Chao 1811 includes the following:
- a CDS encoding HD domain-containing protein encodes MSNFEANLKTTIHPVDEKLLALAIAIATKAHDGQFDKAGKPYISHPLTVMAQMDTLESKIVAVLHDAIEDSDLKITDLVQQGFPDFIVKAIAAITKLDGDAYEDYILRVKSNAIARKVKIADVTHNMDISRIANPTEKDFQRLEKYQKVLQELTTN; translated from the coding sequence ATGTCAAACTTTGAAGCAAATTTAAAAACTACGATTCATCCTGTAGATGAAAAACTTCTTGCTTTAGCGATCGCGATCGCTACTAAAGCCCATGATGGTCAATTTGATAAAGCAGGTAAGCCCTATATTTCGCATCCCTTAACGGTGATGGCGCAGATGGACACCCTCGAAAGTAAGATTGTGGCGGTTTTGCACGATGCGATCGAAGATTCTGATCTGAAGATTACAGACCTAGTACAGCAAGGATTTCCCGACTTTATCGTTAAAGCGATCGCTGCTATTACTAAGCTAGATGGTGACGCGTATGAAGATTACATTTTGCGGGTAAAGTCTAATGCGATCGCCCGTAAAGTCAAGATTGCTGATGTAACTCACAATATGGATATTAGTCGAATTGCTAATCCGACAGAAAAGGATTTTCAGCGTTTAGAGAAATATCAAAAAGTTCTTCAAGAATTAACTACTAACTAA
- a CDS encoding response regulator: MSTPLFSAAKLNKANPNQKPKILVVDDEQDNLDLLYRTFRKEFVVFRADSGFKALEILAQEGEMAAIISDQRMPEMKGTEFLRLTVSDFPDTMRIVLTGYTDITDLIDAINSGQVHKYITKPWEPDQLKSVVVEATQNYDLLKQRSEELSRSQAQNALLSTIVKIAQESEQLADCMLPLANAFLQNFGADAVILQLVEHGSLIDMQAICGDYSRDLVGSPLVKEILASGESQVCLDQAETEQSCKTKIAIAIKFRGEILGILSMGWLCSNPISSSNIAAIQQCVDEVAIALTCIRFYVKL, encoded by the coding sequence ATGAGTACACCTTTATTTTCTGCTGCTAAGCTAAATAAGGCTAATCCCAACCAAAAGCCAAAGATTTTGGTAGTGGATGATGAGCAAGATAATCTTGATTTGCTATATCGGACTTTTCGTAAAGAATTTGTGGTTTTTCGTGCGGATAGCGGCTTTAAGGCGCTAGAAATTCTCGCCCAAGAGGGAGAAATGGCGGCGATTATTTCCGATCAACGAATGCCTGAAATGAAGGGTACAGAGTTTCTGCGGCTCACTGTTTCTGATTTCCCTGATACGATGCGGATTGTGTTGACTGGTTATACAGACATTACCGATCTCATTGATGCCATCAATTCGGGGCAAGTTCACAAATATATTACTAAGCCTTGGGAGCCAGACCAACTGAAGTCAGTAGTGGTAGAGGCAACCCAAAATTACGATCTGCTGAAGCAACGTTCTGAGGAGTTGAGCCGATCGCAGGCTCAGAATGCTCTGTTATCAACAATTGTCAAAATTGCCCAAGAATCTGAACAGCTAGCGGATTGCATGTTGCCCTTAGCAAATGCTTTCCTTCAGAATTTTGGTGCAGATGCAGTGATTTTGCAATTAGTGGAGCATGGCTCTTTGATCGACATGCAGGCTATATGCGGTGATTATTCCAGAGATTTGGTGGGCAGCCCTTTAGTCAAAGAGATACTCGCATCGGGAGAATCACAAGTCTGTCTTGATCAAGCTGAGACTGAACAGTCATGTAAAACTAAGATCGCGATCGCGATTAAGTTCCGTGGAGAGATTTTGGGCATATTATCTATGGGATGGTTGTGTTCAAATCCTATTAGCTCTAGTAATATTGCTGCAATTCAGCAATGTGTTGATGAAGTAGCGATCGCTCTTACCTGTATCCGTTTCTATGTCAAACTTTGA
- the fba gene encoding class II fructose-bisphosphate aldolase (catalyzes the reversible aldol condensation of dihydroxyacetonephosphate and glyceraldehyde 3-phosphate in the Calvin cycle, glycolysis, and/or gluconeogenesis), which translates to MALVPMRLLLDHAAENGYGIPAFNVNNMEQIQSIMQAANETNSPVILQASRGARNYAGENFLRHLILAAAETYPHLPIVMHQDHGNAPATCYSAIQNGFTSVMMDGSLEADAKTPASYEYNVAVTSEVVKVAHAFGASVEGELGCLGSLETGKGEAEDGHGFEGALDHSQLLTDPEEAADFVERTQVDALAVAIGTSHGAYKFTRKPTGEILAISRIEEIHRLLPNTHLVMHGSSSVPEDLLAMINEYGGAIPETYGVPVEEIQKGIKSGVRKVNIDTDCRLAITAAVREALTKNPKEFDPRHFLKPSIKYMQKVCADRYVQFEAAGQASKIKQVSIYDFVPKYAKGELKQVRRQVVGA; encoded by the coding sequence ATGGCTTTAGTACCAATGCGCCTGCTGCTCGATCACGCGGCTGAAAATGGATATGGCATTCCTGCATTTAACGTCAACAACATGGAGCAGATCCAATCGATCATGCAGGCTGCTAATGAAACCAACAGCCCTGTAATCCTACAAGCATCTCGTGGCGCGCGCAATTATGCAGGCGAAAATTTCTTACGTCACTTAATTTTGGCTGCTGCCGAAACTTATCCCCATCTACCCATCGTGATGCACCAAGATCACGGTAATGCTCCTGCAACTTGCTACTCAGCAATCCAAAATGGCTTTACCAGTGTCATGATGGATGGCTCTTTGGAAGCTGACGCTAAGACTCCTGCTAGCTATGAGTACAACGTAGCTGTTACCTCTGAAGTTGTTAAAGTCGCCCATGCGTTTGGCGCAAGCGTCGAAGGCGAACTAGGATGTCTAGGCTCCCTCGAAACAGGTAAAGGTGAAGCTGAAGATGGACATGGTTTTGAAGGTGCTTTGGATCATTCTCAACTTTTAACCGATCCTGAAGAAGCTGCTGACTTCGTAGAGCGTACTCAAGTTGACGCTTTAGCAGTTGCGATCGGTACTAGCCACGGTGCTTATAAGTTTACTCGCAAGCCTACTGGCGAAATCTTGGCAATTAGCCGCATCGAAGAAATTCACCGTCTCTTGCCTAATACTCACCTCGTCATGCATGGTTCTTCTTCAGTTCCTGAAGATCTACTTGCGATGATCAATGAGTACGGTGGTGCTATTCCTGAAACCTATGGTGTACCTGTTGAAGAAATTCAAAAGGGTATTAAGTCTGGTGTTCGTAAGGTTAATATCGATACCGACTGCCGTCTTGCAATCACTGCTGCGGTTCGTGAAGCTTTGACAAAGAATCCTAAGGAATTCGATCCTCGTCATTTCTTGAAGCCATCGATCAAGTACATGCAAAAGGTATGTGCCGATCGCTATGTTCAGTTTGAAGCTGCTGGTCAAGCTAGCAAGATCAAGCAAGTTAGCATTTACGACTTCGTTCCTAAGTATGCTAAGGGCGAATTGAAGCAAGTTCGTCGTCAAGTTGTTGGCGCTTAA
- the apcB gene encoding allophycocyanin subunit beta: MPQDAITSLISTYDATGKYFDRDALDTLKSYFATGNARLSASAAITANAASIVRKAGSQLFEEVPDLIRPGGNAYTTRRFAACLRDLDYYLRYASYALVAGNNDVLDERVLQGLRDTYSSLGVAIGPTVRGIQILKELVFDLVGESADWLGAPFEYMASELGENNL; this comes from the coding sequence ATGCCACAGGATGCAATCACTAGCCTGATCAGTACATACGATGCTACTGGTAAATATTTTGATCGCGATGCCTTGGATACCCTCAAGTCTTACTTTGCTACAGGCAATGCTCGTCTATCTGCTTCTGCTGCGATCACCGCTAATGCTGCATCGATTGTCCGCAAGGCTGGCTCACAATTATTTGAAGAAGTCCCCGACCTCATTCGTCCCGGTGGCAACGCTTATACCACCCGCCGTTTTGCCGCTTGTTTGCGTGACTTGGACTATTACTTGCGCTATGCCTCCTATGCTCTAGTTGCTGGTAACAATGATGTTCTCGACGAAAGAGTATTACAAGGTTTACGTGATACCTACAGCTCTCTGGGCGTAGCCATTGGACCTACTGTCCGTGGTATCCAAATCCTAAAAGAGCTAGTTTTTGATTTAGTAGGTGAAAGTGCTGACTGGCTCGGCGCACCTTTTGAATATATGGCTAGTGAATTGGGCGAAAACAATCTATAG